The Miscanthus floridulus cultivar M001 chromosome 7, ASM1932011v1, whole genome shotgun sequence genome includes a region encoding these proteins:
- the LOC136463288 gene encoding uncharacterized protein, producing MEEKRERAQSTLAAASAAAIPLVLGDDNLLGEILLRLGFPTDLVRAAAVCRRWLRASSDPVFLRRFRDLHPPRLLGFYIVTFPTLQRRFRTDFVPMQPQAPELAAVLRRGRFSLYTCDSQSTRVLDCRNGRVIVSLFCGGFKRGVHSPLHPARDLFIFPQLPMMDVPDSDNYSKHRIFCEILSKESVDGHGLSYFSVSLDYCVKEEKATACVCRLQDNAWSMQTSATTQISGLRASLLKQLSIFLAEDKIYMGITTRSILVLDLTSSTFSTIKFPDKMPFDGQIILSRANGCGVYLSHVKDLQLCIWLHRDCNGSIGDWLLVDTISLRDLCANLKISNSTAEDGHDPEAYIHMVGDNAEYVFLEMYGYVFYLDVKSRALQKVHNVTEKDTLISFIHPFMMTWPPVFPALQE from the coding sequence ATGGAGGAGAAGAGGGAGAGGGCACAATCCACCCTGGCGGCGGCGTCCGCGGCCGCCATCCCATTGGTGCTCGGCGACGACAACCTCCTCGGCGAGATCCTCCTCCGCCTAGGGTTCCCCACCGACCtcgtccgcgccgccgccgtctgtAGGCGTTGGCTGcgcgcctcgtccgaccccgtcTTCCTGCGCCGCTTCCGCGACCTCCACCCGCCGCGCCTCCTCGGATTCTACATCGTCACCTTTCCGACCCTCCAACGGAGGTTTCGCACTGACTTTGTGCCGATGCAGCCTCAGGCCCCAGAGCTCGCCGCCGTCCTCCGCCGGGGGCGCTTCAGCTTGTACACCTGCGACAGCCAATCCACGCGCGTCCTGGACTGCCGGAACGGCAGAGTCATTGTCAGCTTATTCTGCGGCGGCTTCAAACGCGGAGTGCACAGCCCGCTCCATCCTGCGAGAGACTTGTTTATCTTCCCGCAGCTCCCAATGATGGATGTCCCTGACAGTGACAATTACAGCAAACACCGTATTTTCTGTGAGATCCTCTCTAAAGAAAGTGTCGATGGGCATGGGCTGTCCTACTTCTCGGTCTCATTGGATTATTGCGTCAAGGAAGAGAAAGCTACAGCATGTGTATGTAGGCTGCAAGATAATGCCTGGAGTATGCAAACTTCAGCTACGACGCAGATTTCCGGATTGCGTGCGTCGTTGTTGAAGCAATTGAGTATTTTCCTTGCTGAAGATAAAATCTACATGGGGATCACTACGCGCAGCATTCTTGTTTTGGATTTGACATCCTCAACATTCTCCACAATCAAGTTCCCTGACAAGATGCCGTTCGATGGACAAATCATATTGTCTCGGGCCAATGGCTGTGGGGTTTATCTTAGCCATGTCAAGGACCTCCAACTTTGCATCTGGCTGCACAGGGATTGCAATGGCAGCATAGGAGACTGGTTGCTGGTTGATACCATTTCTTTGCGTGATTTGTGTGCTAATCTGAAAATATCGAATAGCACCGCTGAGGATGGGCATGATCCTGAAGCTTACATACATATGGTGGGGGATAATGCAGAGTATGTATTCCTGGAGATGTATGGATATGTTTTCTATTTGGATGTTAAGAGCAGGGCACTGCAAAAGGTGCACAACGTGACAGAAAAGGATACGTTGATTTCTTTTATTCATCCCTTTATGATGACCTGGCCTCCTGTATTTCCTGCACTGCAAGAATGA